The segment GGAGCGGCGAGGGGTCGCGCCCGCCTTGCTGGCCGAGGCGGGGCTGGCGCAGCCGCGTCCGGGCGGCGGCTACTACGACCGGTTCCGCCACCGGGTGATGTTCCCCATCACCGACCCCCGGGGCCGGGTGGTCGGGTTCGGCGGCCGCTCCCTGGACGGCCAGGAGCCCAAGTACCTGAACTCCCCGGAGACGGCGCTCTTCAACAAGCGGCGCCTCTGGTACGGGCTCGACTGGAGCCGCCCGCGTCTGCGGGAAACGGGCACGGCGGTGGTGGTGGAAGGGTACATGGACGCCATCGCCGTTGACCGCGCCGGCGTGGGCTACGCGGCGGTGGCCTCCCTGGGGACCTCCCTGAGCGAGGAGCAGGTGGAACTCCTGGCCCGCTACGTGCAGCGGGTGATCATCGCCTATGATGCTGACGCGGCGGGCCAGCGGGCGACCATGCGCGGCCTGGCGATGTTCGCCGACGCCGGGGTGGAGGTGAGGGTGGCCCAGTTGCCGCCGGGCCGCGATCCCGACGACGTGGTGCGGCGGGAAGGGCCCGACGCCCTGCGGCGCATCCTCGAGGCGGCGGTGCCGGTGGTGGAGTACCGCTTCCGGCAGGTCATGGGCCAGGTCGACACGGCGACGCCCCGGGGGCGGGCGGAGGCGGTGGAAGCCCTGGCGCCCTGGCTGGCGCGGGTGTCAAGTCCCGTGGAGCGCGGGGAGTATGTGCGGCGGTACGCCGTCGCCCTGGGCGTCGAGGAAGGGATCCTCTGGCAGGAGGTGCGGCGAGCCGCCCGGGCCCTGCGCAGCAGGGCGCCGGCCACGGGGCGCCCCGCCCGGGGAACCCTGCGGGGAAGCATTGCCGGGACCGGAGGCGTCCGTGGGGAGCGTGCCGGCAGGGCCGGTGGAGCCGGTGGGACGGGCCTTCCCGATGCGGGTGGGAATAACGTCCAGACCGTCCGGCATACTAACCGTCGGGTTCCGGTGGAGGAAGTTCCTGCTGGTGTAGTCCGGGCGGAACGAGGTCTGGTGGCCGCCAGCCTGTTTCACCCCCAGTGGCAGGCCCTCATTGCCAGCCGGCTGGAGCCTGGTGACTGGGTGACACCGGCCCACCGCCTGCTGTTCGAACTGGCCTGCCGCGAGGCGCAGGCGACGGGCGGCGGGGTGGACACCGGCCGTGTGCTTTCGCGGCTTCACAGCCTGGCCGCCGGGGGTGGGGACATCGGGCGATCGGAAACGGGCCGGCAGGAAGGAAACATGG is part of the Thermaerobacter subterraneus DSM 13965 genome and harbors:
- the dnaG gene encoding DNA primase, which encodes MYRLDEHVVDEIRQRLDIVEVIGDYVPLRRAGREYVALCPFHDERTPSFTVSPAKQMFYCFGCQVGGDVFTFVMKKEGWTFPEAVAQLARRAGVALPERPLSPGQRRVRDRQEQLARVLELAAAFFRQALRSPAGETARAYLEERGLPPALWDRYGLGYAPPGWDGLVGALERRGVAPALLAEAGLAQPRPGGGYYDRFRHRVMFPITDPRGRVVGFGGRSLDGQEPKYLNSPETALFNKRRLWYGLDWSRPRLRETGTAVVVEGYMDAIAVDRAGVGYAAVASLGTSLSEEQVELLARYVQRVIIAYDADAAGQRATMRGLAMFADAGVEVRVAQLPPGRDPDDVVRREGPDALRRILEAAVPVVEYRFRQVMGQVDTATPRGRAEAVEALAPWLARVSSPVERGEYVRRYAVALGVEEGILWQEVRRAARALRSRAPATGRPARGTLRGSIAGTGGVRGERAGRAGGAGGTGLPDAGGNNVQTVRHTNRRVPVEEVPAGVVRAERGLVAASLFHPQWQALIASRLEPGDWVTPAHRLLFELACREAQATGGGVDTGRVLSRLHSLAAGGGDIGRSETGRQEGNMAGSAENERDRDADQPQNGVHDGVEERLPAGAAGSSSPAVAGAAVYQEAVSVLAALVQAPEPGPDEPGEMERILDDYIKTLKRHSLWKIQRRIAQLEASGQDVPVDLVTRFQLLSAQLKGRVGR